Proteins encoded within one genomic window of Camelina sativa cultivar DH55 chromosome 19, Cs, whole genome shotgun sequence:
- the LOC104767822 gene encoding uncharacterized protein LOC104767822 has translation MTGPSQTAVTPNTDTPFGIIQIRGYIPIQLDMNKLNYDVWRELFETHCSSFGVLGHLDGSSVPTADDEKQWKERDGLVKMWIYGTVSEQLPDTILKAKSKARDIWLTLEELFRDNKEARSLQYDNDLRTLEIGDMSITDYTHKLKSLSDLLANLDSPVSIEPW, from the coding sequence ATGACAGGCCCCTCTCAAACCGCCGTCACTCCCAATACCGATACGCCCTTTGGAATCATCCAGATTCGAGGCTACATCCCCATCCAACTTGACATGAACAAGTTGAATTATGACGTCTGGCGCGAGCTCTTCGAAACCCACTGCAGCAGTTTTGGTGTTTTGGGACATCTCGATGGCTCCTCTGTGCCTACCGCTGATGATGAAAAACAGTGGAAAGAACGTGATGGGCTTGTAAAAATGTGGATTTATGGCACGGTGTCGGAACAACTCCCGGACACCATCCTCAAAGCCAAATCCAAGGCGCGTGATATATGGCTCACGCTTGAAGAGTTGTTTCGTGACAACAAGGAGGCACGGTCGCTTCAATATGACAATGACCTCCGCACACTCGAGATCGGCGATATGAGCATCACCGACTATACACACAAACTTAAGTCTCTCTCCGATCTGTTGGCTAACCTTGACTCACCTGTTTCGATCGAGCCCTGGTAA